The following proteins are co-located in the Polystyrenella longa genome:
- a CDS encoding MFS transporter, producing the protein MSTLINSDKLSRRTLLCYSTGSIVETSIFAFCGLYLFNFYTDVVKLSPMLIGIALSIRFFLDAISDPVIGYLSDKIKNSHGRRIPWFVPGVIGGVISFYFLLTPPLGWSQISLFFYLAAFSAFLVLSLTIFGIPYLALSWELSSDYHERTRISTYRRIFEVFAEIVANLMIPVVLAVSLFGITQEASAYPIAAVFIGVLCLTSVFIVCVGVKESVTDETNSEASLLSQLKTVFRNKPFLILLSAFTLISIADRICIALLFYLLEYLHEIPKEDAIPYFLTFFAGSLLSPGLWMILAKHIEKKQCYLVAMAAWEFSFASFALHSWSPHILHCVVFLMGSASSGVLTLPGAIVPDVIEYDQIKTRQRREGLFAGVAKFAWKMGSSTCFLVIGYLLSHIGYEGEKPSVETLFGLQAIFIVGPACLIITAMIVFSYFPITKVRYIRIRNILERYNARRSEGETRELENS; encoded by the coding sequence GTGTCCACATTGATAAATAGCGACAAGCTCAGCAGAAGAACTTTACTGTGCTACAGCACGGGAAGCATCGTCGAAACGAGCATCTTCGCGTTCTGTGGTTTGTACCTGTTCAATTTCTACACTGATGTCGTGAAGCTCTCACCGATGTTGATTGGGATCGCGCTGTCGATTCGTTTCTTCTTGGATGCCATCTCGGATCCAGTTATTGGGTATTTATCCGATAAGATTAAAAACTCCCACGGGAGGAGAATTCCCTGGTTTGTGCCCGGTGTGATAGGAGGAGTTATTTCCTTCTACTTCCTGCTAACTCCTCCACTAGGATGGTCACAGATTAGTCTCTTTTTTTATCTGGCTGCATTTTCTGCCTTTCTGGTACTTTCTCTGACCATTTTCGGCATTCCCTATCTGGCACTTTCTTGGGAATTGAGTTCCGACTATCACGAGCGAACTCGAATTTCAACATATCGACGAATTTTTGAAGTGTTCGCAGAGATTGTTGCCAATTTGATGATACCAGTGGTATTGGCCGTTTCCTTATTTGGGATCACACAAGAAGCCTCGGCATATCCAATTGCGGCTGTTTTCATTGGCGTTCTCTGCCTGACCTCAGTATTCATTGTTTGCGTAGGGGTTAAGGAGTCAGTAACAGATGAAACAAACTCGGAGGCCTCGCTGCTTAGCCAGCTTAAAACCGTATTTCGGAATAAGCCTTTCCTGATTCTCTTATCTGCGTTTACCCTCATTTCGATTGCTGATCGCATCTGCATTGCGTTGCTGTTCTATCTTCTTGAGTACCTTCATGAAATACCGAAGGAAGATGCGATCCCGTATTTCTTGACCTTCTTTGCCGGTAGCTTACTAAGCCCTGGATTGTGGATGATACTGGCGAAGCATATTGAAAAAAAACAATGTTACCTCGTCGCTATGGCAGCTTGGGAGTTTTCTTTTGCGTCTTTTGCCCTGCATAGTTGGAGCCCTCATATTCTACATTGTGTGGTCTTTTTAATGGGTTCGGCAAGTAGCGGTGTCTTGACGTTACCCGGTGCGATTGTGCCTGACGTTATTGAGTATGATCAAATCAAAACTCGACAGCGGAGAGAGGGATTATTTGCAGGCGTCGCAAAATTTGCGTGGAAAATGGGTTCCAGTACCTGTTTTCTGGTAATCGGATACTTGCTATCCCATATCGGTTATGAGGGAGAAAAGCCTTCAGTTGAAACATTGTTTGGTTTACAGGCGATCTTCATTGTCGGACCGGCATGTTTAATTATCACCGCCATGATCGTGTTTTCGTATTTTCCGATCACGAAGGTTCGGTACATCCGAATTCGAAATATCCTGGAACGTTACAATGCAAGGAGGAGCGAAGGAGAAACTCGGGAACTGGAAAATTCATAA
- a CDS encoding integrase core domain-containing protein → MQPWHLLVYALTSWVNREQQLAIEYLKTENSILCNKLGKKRVLLNDNERRRLAVKGKQLGRKLLSELGAIFTPDTILRWHRELIARYTSKKKLVGRPCIRREIVEQILRFANENPTWGADRIQGALSNVGFHVTDTTVRNVLKAHGIEPAPDRPASMSWQTFLEAHWEAIFAVDFTTVEVRTKTGLTTFYVMVVMELQSRKVEIAGITTNPNKQWVTQVARNLTGDDGFLEHASHLILDRDTSFQPLRSFLKEQTEIEPVLLPPKSPNMNAHLERFMRSLKSECLNKIVFFGQHSLELALKEYVAHYHSERNHQGLDNQLIDPDEDVGCVAGKVECRERLGGLLKYYYRDAA, encoded by the coding sequence ATGCAGCCCTGGCACCTGCTCGTCTACGCTCTTACAAGTTGGGTGAATCGCGAACAGCAATTGGCGATTGAATATCTCAAGACCGAAAATAGTATCCTCTGCAATAAGCTCGGTAAGAAACGGGTGCTGCTGAATGACAATGAGCGTCGTCGCTTGGCAGTCAAAGGAAAACAGCTTGGTCGGAAGTTACTGAGTGAACTCGGCGCGATCTTCACTCCCGATACCATCCTCCGTTGGCACCGGGAGTTGATTGCTCGGTATACGTCGAAGAAGAAACTAGTTGGTCGACCTTGCATCCGTCGGGAGATCGTCGAACAGATCCTGCGGTTTGCGAACGAGAACCCCACGTGGGGAGCCGATCGAATTCAGGGTGCTTTGTCCAACGTTGGTTTTCACGTCACCGACACGACTGTCAGAAATGTGCTCAAAGCTCATGGCATTGAACCTGCTCCCGATCGCCCTGCTTCGATGTCCTGGCAAACATTCCTGGAAGCCCACTGGGAAGCGATCTTCGCTGTCGACTTCACCACGGTAGAAGTCAGGACGAAAACGGGTTTGACGACGTTCTACGTCATGGTGGTGATGGAGCTGCAGTCCCGTAAAGTCGAGATCGCAGGCATAACTACCAACCCGAATAAACAATGGGTGACACAAGTTGCACGCAATCTGACCGGCGACGATGGTTTTCTGGAGCATGCTTCGCATCTGATCTTGGATCGCGACACGTCCTTTCAACCACTGCGATCTTTCCTGAAGGAACAGACTGAAATCGAACCGGTGCTGCTTCCTCCGAAAAGTCCGAACATGAATGCACATCTCGAACGATTCATGAGAAGTCTGAAATCGGAGTGTCTGAACAAGATAGTCTTCTTCGGCCAACATTCTCTCGAACTAGCGTTGAAAGAATACGTCGCTCACTACCATTCCGAGCGGAACCATCAGGGACTCGACAATCAGCTGATTGATCCTGATGAAGACGTTGGATGCGTCGCCGGTAAGGTTGAATGCCGCGAACGTCTCGGCGGTCTGCTCAAGTATTACTACCGCGACGCGGCGTGA
- a CDS encoding cold-shock protein — MAEGTIKKITDKGFGFIDIGGGKDMFFHSSNLDGCQFDELREGQSVSFTEGQGPKGPRAENVRPL, encoded by the coding sequence ATGGCTGAAGGCACAATCAAAAAAATTACTGACAAAGGTTTTGGATTTATTGACATCGGTGGCGGAAAAGACATGTTTTTCCACTCATCTAACTTAGATGGCTGCCAATTTGACGAACTGCGAGAAGGTCAATCAGTTTCCTTCACAGAAGGTCAAGGTCCAAAAGGTCCACGAGCTGAAAACGTTCGACCTCTCTAA